The nucleotide sequence AAAAGTTGACAAGGAAGTGAAGCTCGTTTCCAATTCATCGCTCTTATTGATTCTCCGAGGATTTTTGAACTTGCTGACGATACTGAGTAATCTTATTAACCGCTTGTTGGTCAGCTTGATCAATATTGAGAGACATCTTTTATCCCCGTAAATACACCCCATTTCATTCCATGAATTAGGATAAAAAGTGCGATATCAGGACGCATAACCAGATCAGGATCATTCACTAAATCTAGCCCTAACACATCTGAATATTTCCGATAATTGTAATTCCAAGTGAGTTGTACATAACCCCGTCCGTCCATAGTAGGGATAATAAGGTAAAGTTTTGCGGTCATTTTACCCTTCAATTTCACCCAAATAATAGGATTCTTTTACGGGTTGGAAACTATCATTTGAATTTCTGCACAGAAGAGTTGATCTTCAACTAACACGCCAGAGGTAATATTATCAAACGGAGGCACCACAAGTAGCGGATGCAATTCTCGATCCCTCGGCGCAATTACCAGAACTGAACTATTACATCCAGATTGAATTCGTAGGACTCTTTTTTGATTTGCTCAAATTGAGCCTTCAGGTCGGCGTTCATCGCAATATTTTGAGGAAGATTTAGGGAAAATACTATTTTCAAATTTTTTTCAGACTCCTTGGTCAGACTCACGGAAAAGTTTTCTGTTTCTATTGGAATTCCTGCCTCGCGGAGATCGAGGAAAGAGTTCAGATGAGCGTCCGTGAGCCACTGGTGCTTGCTCAGGTAAGCTCTGGCTGCATCCAGCTTTGGCTCTCCCTCGCCGTATTCCCGCTCCAAGCTTACTGCTTTCTTCATGCGCTCCCAGGCACGACGTCTGCCCTCTCCCCCGCCC is from Planktothrix sp. FACHB-1365 and encodes:
- a CDS encoding glycoside hydrolase family 19 protein, yielding MTAKLYLIIPTMDGRGYVQLTWNYNYRKYSDVLGLDLVNDPDLVMRPDIALFILIHGMKWGVFTGIKDVSQY